Within Agromyces sp. Leaf222, the genomic segment GCTCCCAGTAGCGGTCGTAGGCCGCGTAGTGGGTGGTGTGCCGCTGCATGATGAGCTGCTTCGGCCCCTTGGCCGCGGCGTAGAGCGCTTCGGCGTGGTCGGTGGGCGTGGTCGCGTCGCCCTCGACGCCGATCACCAGGAGCGGGGTCGTCAGCCGCGCGGCGGCGTCGATCGGGCGGTAGGCGAGGATCTCCTCGGCGCACGAGAGCGGGATCGCGCTCGGGATGCGGTCGTCGACGTCGGCCTTGATCGTGGTCGCGCGGCGCTCGGGCGTGGGCACCATGATCTCCTCGCGCGGGTGCACGAGCCGGCCGGCGCCCGTCGTGACGCGGAGTCGACGGTCCTCGTCAAGGCTCGCGAGGAAGGCGAGCCACTCGTGCTCCTGGCGCATGCGGTGCAGCCAGTCGGTGCCGTCGGCGACCGGCACCTGGCTGACGGCGGCGCGCACGCGCGGGTCGGCGTCGGCGAGGAGCACGGCGTTGCCGCCGCCCGTGCCGCCGGTGCCGAAGACGCCGATCGCGTCGGCGACGACGTCGTCGCGCGTGGTCAGGTAGGTGACCGCGTTCACGAGGTCCTGCAGTTGGCGAGCAGGCGAGAGGATGCCTCGGTCGCCCTCGGAGTCGCCGAAGCCGCGGTAGTCGAAGATGAGCACCGCGAACCCGGCGGCGACGAGCGCCTCGTGGTACCGCACGTAGAGCTTGGCGTCCTTGAGGCCGAGCCAGCCGGGACCCTGCACGATCGCGCGGTACGGGCCGGGCGTCTCGGGCGTTCGCCAGATCGCGGCGAGGCGGTCGCCGGAGCTGTAGAACTCGACGTTCGTGGTCTTCATGTGGTGCGGGTCCTCTCGGATCTCGTCGCTGCGATGCGGCGGAACGGCAGTGCATGGTCATCATTGCGTATTCTGGATCCAGAATCCAGTATTGATTCCGAATTACCGGGCGCCGTAGGATGAACCCGACCGCCGATCCGCCTTGATCGGTTGTGATGGCCCGGGATTGGGCCGTGAGTCCTCGACAACTGTCGAAGTCCGCACCGAACCGTCCCGGAGGAACCATGCCCATTTCCCGCCGTCACCGCCCTGCCCTCGCGATCCCGGCCGCCGTGCTCGCGATCCCCGCCGCTGCCCTGCTGCTCGCCGGCTGCGCGAGCCCCACCGCCGCCTCGACCGGCGGCGCAGACCCCTCGGCCGAGGCCGCAGCCGCCGGCTACCCGGTCACGATCGACAACTGCGGCACCGAGGTCACCCTCGAGTCCGCCCCCGAGCGCGTGCTCACCGTCAAGTCCTCGACCCTCGAGCTCATGCTCGCGCTCGGCCTCGCCGACCGCGTGATCGGCTCGGCGTTCAGCGACGGCCCCGTGCCCGACGACCTCGGCGACGCGGCATCCGGCATCGAGGTCGTCTCCGACAAGGTGCCCTCGCAGGAGGCGACGCTCGCGCTCGAGCCCGATCTCGTGTTCGCCGGCTGGGAGTCGAACCTCTCGGCCGAGGGAGCCGGCGAGCGCGACGCCCTCGCGAAGCTCGGCGTGAACAGCTACGTCGCCCCCGCCGCGTGCAAGGCCGAGGGCTACATGCCCGACCCGCTCACCTTCGACGAGGTCTTCCGCGAGTTCGGCGAGGCCGGCGACGTCTTCGGGGTTCCGGATGCCGCGGCCGACCTCGTCGCCGAGCAGCAGGCCGAGCTCGACGCGATCGAGCCGAACGACGACGGGCTCACCGCCCTCTGGTACAGCTCGGGCGACGACACGCCCTACGTCGGAGCCGGCATCGGCGCCCCGCAGATGATCATGGGCGCCGCCGGCCTCGACAACATCGCGAAGGACGTGCACGACACCTGGACCTCGATGAGCTGGGAGGCGATCGTCGACGCGAACCCCGACGTCATCGTGCTCGTCGACGCCGCGTGGAACACCGCCGACCAGAAGATCGCGCAGCTCGAGGCGAACCCGGCGACCGCCGCCCTGCCCGCCGTGCAGGAGCAGCGCTACGTCGTGCTCGACTTCCCGTCGACCGAGGCCGGCGTGCGCAACGTCGGCGCCGTGGCCTCGACGGTCGAGCAGCTCGGAGCCCTGGGGTACTGATGACCGCCCCCTCGAGAACAGGCGCCGCCGGGGTCTCCGCCCCGGAGGCAGGCGCGTCTTCGGCGCGCCGTCCGCCCGCGCCTGTTCTCGGACGGGCCCTCGCCTGGGGCCTGCTGCTCGCGGCGCTGCTCGCGGCATCCGTCGTCATCGCCGTCACGATCGGCCCGGCGCCCATCGCGCCGTCCGACGTGTTCGCGAGCGTCGCAGCGCACCTGGGGTTCGGCGAGCCGACGCTCTCGCCGATCCGCGACGGCATCGTGTGGGAGCTGCGGATGCCGCGCGTGATCACGGCGGCCGTGGTCGGCGCGGGACTCGCGCTCTGCGGCGCCGTGATGCAGGCCGTCACCCGCAACACCCTCGCCGACCCGTACCTGCTCGGACTCTCGTCGGGCGCCTCGGTCGGCGCGGTCGTCGTGATCGTGCTCGGCGTGGGGCTGCTGCTCCCGCTCGCCGCCTTCGCCGGTGCGCTCGCGGCCCTGGTCGCGACGCTCGGACTTGCCATGGCCGCCTCCGCGCGGTCGGGCCGCGGCGCCAGGCTCGACCCCACCACGACCGTGCTCGCCGGCATCGCGGTGTCGAGTGTGTTCGGGGCGATCACGAGCCTCGTCATCTTCTGGAGCGCGACGGGCGACAGCTACCGCGAGATCCTCAACTGGCTGCTCGGCTCGCTCGCGGGCACCGACTGGACCTCCGTCGCGATCAGCGGCGTCGCGCTCGTCGTCGTCGGCGTGCCGCTCATCGCGAGCGCCCGCACGCTCGACGCGTTCGCCCTCGGCGAGGCCGGCGCGGCCGCGCTCGGCGTGCACGTCGCCCGCTCACGCGTCCTGCTGCTCGGCGGCACGGCGCTGCTCACCGGTGCGCTCGTCGCGGTGAGCGGGTCGATCGGCTTCGTCGGACTCGTGCTCCCGCATGCCGTGCGGCTCGTGACCGGGCCGGGTCACCGCGCGCTGCTGCCGCTCTCGGCCCTCGCCGGGGCCATCTTCCTCGTCTGGGCCGACACCGCCGCCCGCACCCTGTTCGACCCTCGCGAGCTGCCGGTCGGCATCATCACCGCACTGATCGGCGGGCCGGTCTTCGCCTGGCTGCTGCTTCGCGCGAGGAGCACGGCATGAGCCTCGACCTGTCGCGCGTTCGCTTCGATCGCGCCGGACGCACGATCATCGACGGCGTCGACGCGACGCTCCCCCGCGGCGCGCTGACGGCGCTCATCGGGCCGAACGGCGCCGGCAAGTCGACGCTGCTGCACCTCATCGCGGCGATCGAGCGCGCCGACGAGGGCGAACTGCGACTCGACGGTCGGCCGCTCGACGGCATGCGGCGTCGCGAACGCGCCAGGATCGTGGCGCTGGCCGAGCAGCAGGCCGAAGTCGACGGACGGCTGACCGTCGAGGCATCCGTCGCCCTCGGGCGCACCCCGCATCTCGGCGTGTTCGGCGTCGCCGGCCCCCACGACCGCGCGATCATCGACGGCGCACTCGCCGCGGTCGGCGCCGCGGAGTTCGCCGACCGACCCCTCGACTCGCTCTCGGGCGGCGAACGGCAACGCGTGACCCTCGCCCGGGCGATCGCGCAGGAGCCGACCCTGCTGCTCGCGGACGAGCCGACGAACCACCTCGACCTCGGCTCCCAGTTCGTCGCCCTCGACCTGCTCGCGGGGCTCGCGCGCGGCGGGCTCACCGTCGTCGCCGCCCTGCACGACCTCTCGCACGCCGCCGCCTACGCCGACCACGTCGTCGTGCTCACCGCCGGACGGGTCGTCGCGGCCGGGCCGCCCGCCGAGGTGCTCACCTCCGAGCTCGTGCACGACGTCTACGGGGTGCGGGCGGAGGTCGTCACGCACCCGCTCACGGGTCGCCCGCTGATCGCGGTCGCGAGCCCGGCGACGTCGGCGGTTCCAGGACCCGTGGCGGCCTCGGCGCCCCTCGGCGGCTCGCCGACGCCCACGGCGTAGCAGCCGACCGATCGCGGGTGGCGTCGGCGCGGCGATCGGGTCAGGCCGAAGGGTCGAACCCCGGTATCGTGCCGTCGGCGGGCGGGTACTTCGCCACGAGGCTCGCGTCCTTGCCCGCGTACCCCTCCGAGGCGAGTCGACGGAACTGCTCGAGCGCCAACTCGGCGGCCGGGATGTGCAGCGCGGATGCCTCGCCCGCCGCGACCGCGAACGAGAGGTCCTTCTCGGCGAGCGCCGCTGAGAACGTCGCGTCGAAGTTGCGGTTCGCGGGACTCGTCTCCACGACGCCTGGGGCCGGATACCAGGTGCGGAGCGGCCAGGAGTCGCCCGACGAGGCGGCCGCGACCTCATGGAACCTCGCGGCATCGAGTCCGAGCGAGGCCGCGAGCGCGGCCGCCTCCGCGACGCCGAGCAGCGAGACGAAGAGCATGAGGTTGTTGGCGAGCTTCGCCGCGATGCCGAGCGTCGGCCCGCCGAGGTCGAAGACGTGCGCCGCCATGGGCTCCACGAGCCGGCGGGCCGCCGCCACGGCGTCGGGGTCGCCGCCGAGCATGAACGTGAGGGACCCGCGCTCGGCCCCGGCGATGCCGCCCGAGACCGGAGCATCGACGAACCGGAACGCATGGGCCGCCGACTCGGCGTGGCACCACCGCGAGGTCTCGACATCGACGGTCGACGTGTCGAGGAGCAGCGCGTCCGCCGGAGCGGTCGCCCACACACCGGCGGTCGCCGCGTAGACCTCGCGGACGTGCTCGTTGCGCGGCAGGGACGTGAAGACGGCGTCGACGCCCGCGACGGTCTCGGCGATGCTCTCGCACACGCGCACGCCGCGCTCGCCCGCGAGGATGCAGGCCGCGTCGTCGAGGTCGAATCCGCGCACCTCGTGCCCTGCCAGGGCCATGCGGGCCGACATGGGCCCGCCCATGTGCCCGAGTCCGATCCATCCGATGACGGCCATGGCCCCCTCCTCCGACGTCGTCGTCGTGCTGCCTCGCAGGCTCCACGCTACGCCGAGCCGAACCCCGTGATGTCGCACGAATCGTCGCCATCGGCTGACGATGCGAGCAGTTCGCGCGACATCACGGACTCGGATGGGCGCCGAACAGGGCGACGCCGCCCCGGCGGGAGCTACTGCGCCGCGCGAGCTCGCAGTCGCGGCGCGAGGTCGCGCTCGAACAGCTGCAGGAAGCGCCGCTGGTCGTGCCCGGGCGCGTGGAACACGAGGTGATTGAAGCCCCAGTCCATGTACTGGCCGATCTGCTCGACGACGGCGTCGGGGTCGGTGCCGACGATCCAGCGCTTGGCGATCGTCTCGATGGGCAGCGCGTCGGCGGCCCGCTCCATCTCGACGGGGTCGGTGATGTCGTGCTTCTGCTCCTTCGACAGCGAGAGCGGCGACCAGAACCGGGTGTTGTCGAGCGCGGCCTCCTCGGTCTCCTCGTACGAGAGCTTGATCTCGATCATGCGGTCGTAGTCGTCGAAGGTGCGGCCGTCGGTGCGGGCCTCCAGCCCCTCCTTCACGGCGGGCATGAGCTGGTCGGCGTAGAGCTCGGCGCCCTTGCCGGAGGTGCAGATGAAGCCGTCGCCCGCGCGGCCCGCGTACTTCGCGACCTGGGGCCCGCCGGCGGCGATGTAGATCGGCACGCCTCCCTCGGGCCGGTCGTAGATCGACGCGTCGTGGGTCGAGTAGTACTCGCCGTCGAAGCTGACCTGGTCTTCGTCGCTCCAGAGGGCGCGCATGAGGCGCACCGACTCGCGCAGGCGCGCGTAGCGCTCGCGGAACTCGGGCCACTCCTGCTCGCCCGCACCCTGGAAGCCCGTGGCGATCTCGTTGAGCGCCTCGCCCGAGCCGACGCCGAGGATCACGCGTCCCGGGTAGAGCACGCCCATGGTCGCGAACGCCTGGGCGAGCACGGCCGGGTTGTAACGGAACGTCGGCGTGAGCACCGAGGTGCCGATGCGGATCTTCGAGGTGCGCTCGCCGACCGCCGCCATCCAGGCGAGCGAGAACGGCGCGTGGCCGCCGGTGTGACGCCAGGGCTGGAAGTGGTCGCTCGTGAAGACGGACTCCATGCCGTGGGCTTCGGCCGCGACGGCGATCTCGACGAGCTCGCGCGGGTCGAACTGCTCGGCGCTGGCCTTGTATCCGAGGGTGAGGGTCATGCTGCTCCCTTTCTGGTGGAGTCGATGGGGCGTGACGACGGCTGGGCGTCGGTCCGGTGGTCGCCGGGGGCGCCCCGGTCTTCGCGGGCGGCGAGCGCCGCCGTGGTGTGCGCGCCGAGGCCGAGCCGTACGGCGGCGTCGAGCGCGTCGATCGTGTCGACGTCGCGGCGCATGCGCTCGGCGAGCGGCGCCGGCACGTCGTGCGAGAGGTCGTGGAATCCGAGCGCACGGTGCAGCATCGCCGAGTCGGCGCCGAAGGCGGGCTCGAACCGGGTGTGGGCGGCGGCCGTTGCGAGGGTCGTGCCGGTCGCCTCGGCGTCGGGCATGAAGGCGAGCGGATGCCGCGACGCGGCGCCGAGCGCGGCATCGAGCGCGTGCGGGGTCAGCGCGGGCAGGTCGCCGAGCAGCACGGCGATGCCCCGATGGGAGCGGGTGGAGCGGCGGCCGGCCCTCTCGCCGGCGACGCGTTCGTCGACGGCGATGCGTCGGGCCTCCGCGATGCCGTGACGGATCGCCGCCGAGAGCGAGCGCGGCTCCGGCTCGGCGACGACCACGACGCCGGCGGGCACCTCGTCGACGTGGCCGCTGAGGTCGCCGACGACGATCACCTGCGCGACGCGCTCGGCGGCGAGCGCCGCATCGATGGTGTCGAGCACGAACGCACGGGCGAGGTCGGCGCGTGCGGAACGGTCGAGCGAGGGCGAGAGCCGGGTCTTGGCCTCGGCGAGGAGCTTGACGGGCACGACCACGTCGTAGGTCAGCATGTCGTCGCCTCCGCAGCCGTCTCGGCCGAGCCCACGACCGCCGAGCCCACCGCCGAACCCACGACGGCCGCGGCGCGTGCGCGCGCCATGAGCGCCTCGCTGCGGGCGGCCGCGACGCCCTCCGCGTAGCCCGCGGCGAACCCCTCGGCGTGCCCGACGGCGCGGCCGCTCGCGAAGCCGTGCTCGTGTCCGTCTCGTCGTCCGAGCTCGATGGCCTCGTCGGTGCCGAGTCGGAACAGGTCGCGCTCCGACGGGCGGGCGATGCTCGCGGCGCCGGGCAGGTCGAGCGGGCCGACGGCGCGTGCGAGGCCCGAGACGACGGCCACGGGGCATCCGCTCGCCTTGCCCTTGACGAGGTCGCCGGCGCCCGCGAGCTCGTCGGCGAGGCATGCCATGGTCACGGTGAGCGTGCGCCCTGCCGCATCGGTGCCGCCGCGCAGGTCGTCGACGACGTGCACGCCGGCAGCGCCGATGGCGACGTCGGTCTGGCCCTCGCGCCACGGGCGTCCGAGCGTGTCGGAGAGGATCACGCCGACCGTCGCGCCGGTGCGTTCGCGCAGTC encodes:
- the cofC gene encoding 2-phospho-L-lactate guanylyltransferase gives rise to the protein MLTYDVVVPVKLLAEAKTRLSPSLDRSARADLARAFVLDTIDAALAAERVAQVIVVGDLSGHVDEVPAGVVVVAEPEPRSLSAAIRHGIAEARRIAVDERVAGERAGRRSTRSHRGIAVLLGDLPALTPHALDAALGAASRHPLAFMPDAEATGTTLATAAAHTRFEPAFGADSAMLHRALGFHDLSHDVPAPLAERMRRDVDTIDALDAAVRLGLGAHTTAALAAREDRGAPGDHRTDAQPSSRPIDSTRKGAA
- a CDS encoding coenzyme F420-0:L-glutamate ligase, with the protein product MSAVITGSRAGVAAASDVARVARLERADAAAIAVRALPGIGEIRPGDDLVGLIASAADHAGGLHDGDILVVTSKIVSKAEGRIVHATDREQAITDETVRVVATRAHEGGVTRIVENRQGMVAAAAGVDASNTADGTVLLLPVDPDASARRLALGLRERTGATVGVILSDTLGRPWREGQTDVAIGAAGVHVVDDLRGGTDAAGRTLTVTMACLADELAGAGDLVKGKASGCPVAVVSGLARAVGPLDLPGAASIARPSERDLFRLGTDEAIELGRRDGHEHGFASGRAVGHAEGFAAGYAEGVAAARSEALMARARAAAVVGSAVGSAVVGSAETAAEATTC
- a CDS encoding alpha/beta hydrolase, coding for MKTTNVEFYSSGDRLAAIWRTPETPGPYRAIVQGPGWLGLKDAKLYVRYHEALVAAGFAVLIFDYRGFGDSEGDRGILSPARQLQDLVNAVTYLTTRDDVVADAIGVFGTGGTGGGNAVLLADADPRVRAAVSQVPVADGTDWLHRMRQEHEWLAFLASLDEDRRLRVTTGAGRLVHPREEIMVPTPERRATTIKADVDDRIPSAIPLSCAEEILAYRPIDAAARLTTPLLVIGVEGDATTPTDHAEALYAAAKGPKQLIMQRHTTHYAAYDRYWEQTTPRIVDWLDRHVQPSDVDIRTTLSPQSGEAIEHLEAPRMEAGQ
- a CDS encoding NAD(P)-dependent oxidoreductase translates to MAVIGWIGLGHMGGPMSARMALAGHEVRGFDLDDAACILAGERGVRVCESIAETVAGVDAVFTSLPRNEHVREVYAATAGVWATAPADALLLDTSTVDVETSRWCHAESAAHAFRFVDAPVSGGIAGAERGSLTFMLGGDPDAVAAARRLVEPMAAHVFDLGGPTLGIAAKLANNLMLFVSLLGVAEAAALAASLGLDAARFHEVAAASSGDSWPLRTWYPAPGVVETSPANRNFDATFSAALAEKDLSFAVAAGEASALHIPAAELALEQFRRLASEGYAGKDASLVAKYPPADGTIPGFDPSA
- a CDS encoding putative F420-0 ABC transporter permease subunit; the protein is MTAPSRTGAAGVSAPEAGASSARRPPAPVLGRALAWGLLLAALLAASVVIAVTIGPAPIAPSDVFASVAAHLGFGEPTLSPIRDGIVWELRMPRVITAAVVGAGLALCGAVMQAVTRNTLADPYLLGLSSGASVGAVVVIVLGVGLLLPLAAFAGALAALVATLGLAMAASARSGRGARLDPTTTVLAGIAVSSVFGAITSLVIFWSATGDSYREILNWLLGSLAGTDWTSVAISGVALVVVGVPLIASARTLDAFALGEAGAAALGVHVARSRVLLLGGTALLTGALVAVSGSIGFVGLVLPHAVRLVTGPGHRALLPLSALAGAIFLVWADTAARTLFDPRELPVGIITALIGGPVFAWLLLRARSTA
- the fgd gene encoding glucose-6-phosphate dehydrogenase (coenzyme-F420), whose protein sequence is MTLTLGYKASAEQFDPRELVEIAVAAEAHGMESVFTSDHFQPWRHTGGHAPFSLAWMAAVGERTSKIRIGTSVLTPTFRYNPAVLAQAFATMGVLYPGRVILGVGSGEALNEIATGFQGAGEQEWPEFRERYARLRESVRLMRALWSDEDQVSFDGEYYSTHDASIYDRPEGGVPIYIAAGGPQVAKYAGRAGDGFICTSGKGAELYADQLMPAVKEGLEARTDGRTFDDYDRMIEIKLSYEETEEAALDNTRFWSPLSLSKEQKHDITDPVEMERAADALPIETIAKRWIVGTDPDAVVEQIGQYMDWGFNHLVFHAPGHDQRRFLQLFERDLAPRLRARAAQ
- a CDS encoding putative F420-0 ABC transporter substrate-binding protein, translating into MPISRRHRPALAIPAAVLAIPAAALLLAGCASPTAASTGGADPSAEAAAAGYPVTIDNCGTEVTLESAPERVLTVKSSTLELMLALGLADRVIGSAFSDGPVPDDLGDAASGIEVVSDKVPSQEATLALEPDLVFAGWESNLSAEGAGERDALAKLGVNSYVAPAACKAEGYMPDPLTFDEVFREFGEAGDVFGVPDAAADLVAEQQAELDAIEPNDDGLTALWYSSGDDTPYVGAGIGAPQMIMGAAGLDNIAKDVHDTWTSMSWEAIVDANPDVIVLVDAAWNTADQKIAQLEANPATAALPAVQEQRYVVLDFPSTEAGVRNVGAVASTVEQLGALGY
- a CDS encoding ABC transporter ATP-binding protein is translated as MSLDLSRVRFDRAGRTIIDGVDATLPRGALTALIGPNGAGKSTLLHLIAAIERADEGELRLDGRPLDGMRRRERARIVALAEQQAEVDGRLTVEASVALGRTPHLGVFGVAGPHDRAIIDGALAAVGAAEFADRPLDSLSGGERQRVTLARAIAQEPTLLLADEPTNHLDLGSQFVALDLLAGLARGGLTVVAALHDLSHAAAYADHVVVLTAGRVVAAGPPAEVLTSELVHDVYGVRAEVVTHPLTGRPLIAVASPATSAVPGPVAASAPLGGSPTPTA